The following coding sequences are from one Diabrotica virgifera virgifera chromosome 2, PGI_DIABVI_V3a window:
- the LOC114330135 gene encoding ATPase H(+)-transporting accessory protein 2 — MIFYLTLTTLLISTALGAGEFSVLHHAPSLTFRGHDALKESTLKDVYAAALGFSTEHFSNWKGMFLSDPFGVAQAIVTVYVDGVSDIDQQKGHHFPLKTDIGESKVYRSIERRIEEHYPNEDTNLVRVRLANGLEDIHKYKIFEDIASGDSKQLNHKALKLDVDEDRKFIKEITILNEIAQRIEEGEIKRDNIPDLYWFEVSSLHAVSDLYGENSTQVLEAKQLLNECILRLNSAFNKLYNGYVLVTVVTSDASHTRRGRSILAADEPTDDKTKYNLASYYSKDYPVIFNLILWFGVVMLFSLIAICMAIGTMDPGRDSIIYRMTSTRMKKDN; from the exons ATGATTTTCTACTTAACGTTGACGACTTTGTTAATTTCCACAG CACTAGGTGCTGGGGAATTTTCAGTGCTGCATCATGCTCCAAGTCTTACCTTTAGGGGCCATGATGCCCTTAAAGAAAGCACTTTAAAGGATGTTTACGCTGCAGCCCTTGGTTTTTCCACTGAACACTTCTCAAACTGGAAGGGCATGTTCCTGTCAGACCCATTTGGAGTGGCCCAGGCTATAGTAACTGTGTATGTGGATGGGGTATCTGATATAGACCAACAAAAGGGCCACCACTTTCCTCTTAAGACTGACATAGGCGAATCTAAGGTCTACAGAAGTATTGAAAGAAGAATCGAAGAACATTATCCTAATGAAGATACTAATTTAGTCAGGGTTCGTCTAGCTAATGGATTAGAAGAT atCCACAAGTACAAAATCTTTGAAGACATCGCATCTGGAGACTCAAAACAACTCAACCACAAAGCCTTGAAATTAGATGTTGATGAAGACAGAAAATTCATCAAAGAAATTACAATTTTAAATGAAATTGCCCAAAGA ATCGAAGAAGGTGAAATCAAGAGAGATAACATCCCTGATCTATACTGGTTCGAAGTTTCGTCTCTTCATGCAGTTTCAGACTTGTATGGAGAGAATTCTACACAAGTCTTGGAAGCGAAACAACTTCTTAACGAATGTATTTTAAGACTTAACTCTGCTTTCAATAAACTTTATAATGGATATGTCCTTGTCACTGTTGTAACGAGTGATGCCAGCCACACTAGGAGAGGCAGAAGCATTCTTGCTGCTGATGAACCAACTGATGAT aaAACCAAATACAACTTGGCAAGTTACTACAGCAAGGACTACCCCGTCATCTTTAATCTCATCTTGTGGTTTGGGGTAGTGATGTTATTTTCCCTCATCGCTATCTGCATGGCTATTGGTACTATGGATCCGGGCCGCGATTCAATCATTTACCGTATGACCAGCACCAGAATGAAGAAAGACAATTAA